One Panicum virgatum strain AP13 chromosome 3N, P.virgatum_v5, whole genome shotgun sequence DNA segment encodes these proteins:
- the LOC120664884 gene encoding pseudo histidine-containing phosphotransfer protein 5-like isoform X1 produces the protein MECYNLQLQAACLKRSLFDQGYLDEQFCQIEDLQDEASPNFTEEVVSLFFKDSARLMTNIEQAMEKNPRDSNRWDAHMQQLKGSCSSIGASRMKNECTSFRNSCEDENAEGCMRSFQKVKREHGVLRQELESYFQLLRQAGPAETSTRPGGA, from the exons ATGGAGTGTTATAATTTACAACTCCAGGCAGCATGCTTGAAAAGGAGCCTCTTTGATCAG GGATACTTGGATGAGCAATTTTGTCAGATTGAGGACTTGCAGGATGAAGCAAGTCCTAATTTTACAGAAGAAGTTGTTTCCTTGTTCTTCAAGGACTCAGCCAGGCTAATGACAAATATTGAGCAAGCTAT GGAGAAGAACCCCAGAGATTCCAATAGATGGGATGCACACATGCAGCAATTAAAAGGAAGCTGTTCTAG CATTGGTGCTTCCAGGATGAAGAATGAGTGCACATCATTCAGGAATAGCTGTGAAGACGAGAATGCTGAAGG CTGCATGAGGTCTTTCCAAAAGGTGAAGAGGGAGCATGGTGTCCTCAGGCAGGAGCTGGAATCCTATTTCCAG CTGCTCCGACAAGCCGGTCCTGCTGAGACTTCAACCAGGCCTGGGGGCGCATAA
- the LOC120664884 gene encoding pseudo histidine-containing phosphotransfer protein 5-like isoform X3: MTNIEQAMEKNPRDSNRWDAHMQQLKGSCSSIGASRMKNECTSFRNSCEDENAEGCMRSFQKVKREHGVLRQELESYFQLLRQAGPAETSTRPGGA; encoded by the exons ATGACAAATATTGAGCAAGCTAT GGAGAAGAACCCCAGAGATTCCAATAGATGGGATGCACACATGCAGCAATTAAAAGGAAGCTGTTCTAG CATTGGTGCTTCCAGGATGAAGAATGAGTGCACATCATTCAGGAATAGCTGTGAAGACGAGAATGCTGAAGG CTGCATGAGGTCTTTCCAAAAGGTGAAGAGGGAGCATGGTGTCCTCAGGCAGGAGCTGGAATCCTATTTCCAG CTGCTCCGACAAGCCGGTCCTGCTGAGACTTCAACCAGGCCTGGGGGCGCATAA
- the LOC120664884 gene encoding pseudo histidine-containing phosphotransfer protein 5-like isoform X2, protein MECYNLQLQAACLKRSLFDQGYLDEQFCQIEDLQDEASPNFTEEVVSLFFKDSARLMTNIEQAMEKNPRDSNRWDAHMQQLKGSCSRMKNECTSFRNSCEDENAEGCMRSFQKVKREHGVLRQELESYFQLLRQAGPAETSTRPGGA, encoded by the exons ATGGAGTGTTATAATTTACAACTCCAGGCAGCATGCTTGAAAAGGAGCCTCTTTGATCAG GGATACTTGGATGAGCAATTTTGTCAGATTGAGGACTTGCAGGATGAAGCAAGTCCTAATTTTACAGAAGAAGTTGTTTCCTTGTTCTTCAAGGACTCAGCCAGGCTAATGACAAATATTGAGCAAGCTAT GGAGAAGAACCCCAGAGATTCCAATAGATGGGATGCACACATGCAGCAATTAAAAGGAAGCTGTTCTAG GATGAAGAATGAGTGCACATCATTCAGGAATAGCTGTGAAGACGAGAATGCTGAAGG CTGCATGAGGTCTTTCCAAAAGGTGAAGAGGGAGCATGGTGTCCTCAGGCAGGAGCTGGAATCCTATTTCCAG CTGCTCCGACAAGCCGGTCCTGCTGAGACTTCAACCAGGCCTGGGGGCGCATAA